GCCAATAGTCTTGAGCCATTGCTTGGCGTACTCGATTGCCTTTCCGTGATCCTTTTCGCTTGTGATCACATCAAAGTGCATCGTGTGGCCGTCGCTGGCCTCTACGTATGTATCGTAGACGTGTATTTCCATCATGATCCGCCTTGGATGAAGGGATATTTAATTCAAGGAAAAATTCCCACGGTTTGAAATGAAATTTCGCACGTATCTCAAAAAGTCAGACGAGTTTTATTGCAATCTGGACCACGTCTGATTCCAAAACGTATGCATTAAGCTGGTCCAGCTTGTTTGAAAAAATAAGCCATGCAACCGGATTTACCTCCATGAACTTTCTATCCGTCGAAGATGGACGTGCCTCCGAGTGCGGATGTGAGTGGAATATGCCTATCACGTCAAGTCCCCTTGCATCTGCTTCCTGGTATCCCTTTAGGAGATCCTCGTTTGAAATTGTAAAGTTGATGGGCGAGTCGTCCTGGTTTTCCGCAAGAAAAACATCGCTGACTTCAAACGTGCC
The Candidatus Nitrosotenuis cloacae DNA segment above includes these coding regions:
- a CDS encoding DUF2024 family protein, which gives rise to MEIHVYDTYVEASDGHTMHFDVITSEKDHGKAIEYAKQWLKTIGEGNAKVTTEECQFCHSQGAPKPVEDAIKANGFFIQKMEGCP
- a CDS encoding M67 family metallopeptidase, with product MQKILVLPQIHKDALIGHAERNFPNESCALLFGNEKDGTFEVSDVFLAENQDDSPINFTISNEDLLKGYQEADARGLDVIGIFHSHPHSEARPSSTDRKFMEVNPVAWLIFSNKLDQLNAYVLESDVVQIAIKLV